A stretch of Leptospira andrefontaineae DNA encodes these proteins:
- a CDS encoding glutathione S-transferase family protein produces MIKLHGYPISNYTNKVKLALLEKGLEFEEIRTPFSQDEEFLQKSPMGKIPYLEVDGKYLVESQAILEFLEDAYPDTKRLIPADPFEAAQVRTIISFIENYIDIPARRLYESIVEGKTISPETVELTKLSIQKGARALSRMVKFSPYIAGKEFTAADCSAFATFQIINDHIADWISPNPLFEIPGLQAYLDMMMQNPNAAKVDKPKSVVMKALKRLRK; encoded by the coding sequence ATGATAAAACTACACGGTTATCCGATCAGCAATTATACAAATAAGGTCAAATTGGCACTTTTAGAAAAAGGTTTGGAGTTCGAAGAAATTCGCACCCCATTCTCCCAGGACGAGGAGTTCCTACAAAAAAGTCCGATGGGAAAAATTCCTTACCTGGAAGTGGATGGGAAGTACTTGGTTGAGTCCCAAGCAATTCTAGAATTTTTAGAAGACGCTTATCCCGATACAAAACGTTTGATCCCAGCAGATCCATTCGAAGCAGCTCAAGTTAGAACGATTATATCCTTCATAGAAAATTATATAGATATTCCTGCGCGTAGATTATACGAATCGATCGTAGAAGGAAAAACGATCTCACCTGAAACCGTGGAGCTTACAAAACTCTCCATCCAAAAAGGAGCGAGAGCTCTTTCCAGAATGGTGAAATTTTCTCCATATATCGCAGGAAAAGAATTCACTGCGGCCGATTGTTCTGCGTTTGCCACCTTTCAGATCATAAACGATCATATCGCGGATTGGATCTCTCCAAATCCACTTTTCGAAATTCCAGGATTACAAGCATATCTGGATATGATGATGCAAAATCCGAACGCAGCGAAAGTCGATAAACCGAAGTCAGTCGTTATGAAGGCTTTAAAAAGACTCCGCAAATAG